The following are encoded together in the Chiroxiphia lanceolata isolate bChiLan1 chromosome 8, bChiLan1.pri, whole genome shotgun sequence genome:
- the PTPRE gene encoding receptor-type tyrosine-protein phosphatase epsilon isoform X2 encodes MEHSCSLLLLCVSFLFAQALPPNGTEFPKPTTTTNSTEENNLHKDLLTSLLILGLVVIIFLVLVGYFFRFRRHRKAVVTSGDKKMPNGILEEQEQQRVMLLSRSPSGPKKYFPIPVENLEEEIRIRSADEGKLFREEFNSLTSGYVQGTFEMANKEENREKNRYPNILPYDHSRVILTQIDGVPASDYINASYIDGYKEKNKFIAAQGPKQETVNDFWRMIWEQKSAIIVMLTNLKERKEEKCYQYWPDQGCWTYGNIRVSVEDCIVLVDYTIRKFCVQSLHDGCKAPRLVTQLHFTSWPDFGVPFTPIGMLKFLKKVKALNPAHAGPIVVHCSAGVGRTGTFIVIDAIIDMMHAEHKVDVFEFVSRIRNQRPQMVQTDMQYSFIYQALLEYYLYGDTELDVSSLEKHLQTSHNAAPNLVKLGLEEEFKKLTNVRIMKENMRTGNLPANMKKARVIQIIPYDFNRVILSMKRGQEYTDYINASFIDGYRQKDYFIATQGPLPHTVEDFWRMVWEWKCHTIVMLTEVQEREQEKCCQYWPSEGSVTHGEITVEIKNDSLLDAISVRDFLVTYSQGNQEKQSRLVRQFHFHGWPEIGIPAEGKGMIDLIAAVQKQQQQTGNHPITVHCSAGAGRTGTFIALSNILERVKAEGLLDVFQAVKSLRLQRPHMVQTLEQYEFCYRVVQDFIDIFSDYANFK; translated from the exons ACTCCACCGAAGAGAACAACTTGCACAAGGACCTGCTCACTTCTCTGCTGATTCTGGGCCTGGTTGTCATCATCTTCCTGGTGCTGGTTGGGTATTTTTTCAG GTTCAGGAGACACAGGAAAGCTGTTGTGACCTCCGGGGACAAAAAGATGCCGAACGGGATCTTGGAAGAACAAG AACAGCAACGGGTCATGTTGCTCAGCAGGTCTCCCTCAGGCCCGAAGAAGTATTTTCCTATTCCGGTGGAAAATCTAGAGGAGGAAATACGGATACGCTCGGCAGACGAAGGGAAGCTCTTCCGGGAGGAGTTTAAT tcaTTAACATCTGGATATGTGCAGGGAACATTTGAAATGgcaaacaaggaagaaaacagggagaagaaCAGATATCCCAACATCCTGCCAT atgatCATTCCAGAGTGATTTTGACCCAAATTGATGGAGTCCCAGCTTCAGACTACATTAATGCATCATATATAGAT GgttataaagaaaagaataaattcatAGCAGCACAAG GGCCTAAGCAAGAAACAGTCAATGACTTCTGGAGGATGATATGGGAGCAGAAGTCAGCCATTATCGTCATGTTAACCaacctgaaagaaagaaaagag GAAAAATGTTACCAGTATTGGCCTGACCAGGGGTGCTGGACTTATGGAAACATCCGTGTGTCCGTGGAGGATTGTATAGTGCTGGTGGACTACACCATCCGCAAGTTCTGCGTGCAGTCG CTTCACGATGGTTGTAAAGCTCCAAGGCTTGTCACACAGCTTCACTTCACCAGCTGGCCAGATTTTGGGGTGCCTTTCACACCTATTGGGATGctgaaattcctgaaaaaaGTCAAAGCATTGAATCCTGCCCATGCTGGACCAATTGTGGTTCACTGTAG CGCTGGCGTGGGACGCACGGGCACCTTCATAGTCATCGACGCCATCATCGACATGATGCACGCGGAGCACAAGGTGGATGTGTTCGAGTTCGTGTCCAGGATCCGCAACCAGCGGCCACAGATGGTCCAGACTGAC ATGCAATACTCCTTCATTTATCAAGCCTTACTCGAGTACTACCTCTATGGGGACACAGAGCTCGACGTGTCATCCCTAGAAAAACACCTCCAGACATCCCACAATGCAGCCCCAAACCTGGTCAAATTGGGGCTGGAGGAAGAATTCAAA AAGTTAACAAACGTTCGGATCATGAAAGAGAACATGAGAACTGGGAATCTTCCAGCAAATATGAAGAAAGCAAGAGTCATCCAGATCATCCCGT atgatTTTAACAGAGTGATTCTGTCAATGAAAAGAGGACAAGAATATACAGACTACATCAATGCTTCCTTCATAGAT GGCTATCGCCAGAAGGATTATTTCATTGCCACCCAGGGCCCTCTTCCACACACAGTGGAGGATTTCTGGAGGATGGTGTGGGAGTGGAAGTGCCACACCATCGTGATGCTCACAGAGGtccaggagagggagcag gaaaaatgtTGCCAGTACTGGCCATCGGAGGGCTCTGTGACTCACGGAGAGATCACCGTGGAAATCAAGAATGACAGCCTGTTAGATGCCATCAGTGTGAGGGACTTCCTGGTCACATACAGTCAG GGTAACcaggagaagcagagcaggCTCGTCCGGCAGTTCCACTTCCATGGGTGGCCAGAAATCGGGATTCCTGCGGAAGGGAAGGGGATGATCGACCTCATTGCAGCCgtgcaaaagcagcagcagcaaacagggaATCACCCCATCACTGTGCACTGCAG TGCTGGTGCAGGGAGAACAGGGACCTTCATAGCACTGAGCAACATCCTGGAAAGAGTGAAGGCTGAAGGGCTGCTGGATGTGTTTCAAGCTGTGAAGAGCTTAAGACTGCAAAGGCCACACATGGTGCAAACACTG gaaCAGTATGAATTCTGCTACAGAGTGGTACAAGATTTCATCGACATCTTTTCTGATTATGctaattttaaatga
- the PTPRE gene encoding receptor-type tyrosine-protein phosphatase epsilon isoform X1 — protein sequence MKHHCENQSRMEHSCSLLLLCVSFLFAQALPPNGTEFPKPTTTTNSTEENNLHKDLLTSLLILGLVVIIFLVLVGYFFRFRRHRKAVVTSGDKKMPNGILEEQEQQRVMLLSRSPSGPKKYFPIPVENLEEEIRIRSADEGKLFREEFNSLTSGYVQGTFEMANKEENREKNRYPNILPYDHSRVILTQIDGVPASDYINASYIDGYKEKNKFIAAQGPKQETVNDFWRMIWEQKSAIIVMLTNLKERKEEKCYQYWPDQGCWTYGNIRVSVEDCIVLVDYTIRKFCVQSLHDGCKAPRLVTQLHFTSWPDFGVPFTPIGMLKFLKKVKALNPAHAGPIVVHCSAGVGRTGTFIVIDAIIDMMHAEHKVDVFEFVSRIRNQRPQMVQTDMQYSFIYQALLEYYLYGDTELDVSSLEKHLQTSHNAAPNLVKLGLEEEFKKLTNVRIMKENMRTGNLPANMKKARVIQIIPYDFNRVILSMKRGQEYTDYINASFIDGYRQKDYFIATQGPLPHTVEDFWRMVWEWKCHTIVMLTEVQEREQEKCCQYWPSEGSVTHGEITVEIKNDSLLDAISVRDFLVTYSQGNQEKQSRLVRQFHFHGWPEIGIPAEGKGMIDLIAAVQKQQQQTGNHPITVHCSAGAGRTGTFIALSNILERVKAEGLLDVFQAVKSLRLQRPHMVQTLEQYEFCYRVVQDFIDIFSDYANFK from the exons ACTCCACCGAAGAGAACAACTTGCACAAGGACCTGCTCACTTCTCTGCTGATTCTGGGCCTGGTTGTCATCATCTTCCTGGTGCTGGTTGGGTATTTTTTCAG GTTCAGGAGACACAGGAAAGCTGTTGTGACCTCCGGGGACAAAAAGATGCCGAACGGGATCTTGGAAGAACAAG AACAGCAACGGGTCATGTTGCTCAGCAGGTCTCCCTCAGGCCCGAAGAAGTATTTTCCTATTCCGGTGGAAAATCTAGAGGAGGAAATACGGATACGCTCGGCAGACGAAGGGAAGCTCTTCCGGGAGGAGTTTAAT tcaTTAACATCTGGATATGTGCAGGGAACATTTGAAATGgcaaacaaggaagaaaacagggagaagaaCAGATATCCCAACATCCTGCCAT atgatCATTCCAGAGTGATTTTGACCCAAATTGATGGAGTCCCAGCTTCAGACTACATTAATGCATCATATATAGAT GgttataaagaaaagaataaattcatAGCAGCACAAG GGCCTAAGCAAGAAACAGTCAATGACTTCTGGAGGATGATATGGGAGCAGAAGTCAGCCATTATCGTCATGTTAACCaacctgaaagaaagaaaagag GAAAAATGTTACCAGTATTGGCCTGACCAGGGGTGCTGGACTTATGGAAACATCCGTGTGTCCGTGGAGGATTGTATAGTGCTGGTGGACTACACCATCCGCAAGTTCTGCGTGCAGTCG CTTCACGATGGTTGTAAAGCTCCAAGGCTTGTCACACAGCTTCACTTCACCAGCTGGCCAGATTTTGGGGTGCCTTTCACACCTATTGGGATGctgaaattcctgaaaaaaGTCAAAGCATTGAATCCTGCCCATGCTGGACCAATTGTGGTTCACTGTAG CGCTGGCGTGGGACGCACGGGCACCTTCATAGTCATCGACGCCATCATCGACATGATGCACGCGGAGCACAAGGTGGATGTGTTCGAGTTCGTGTCCAGGATCCGCAACCAGCGGCCACAGATGGTCCAGACTGAC ATGCAATACTCCTTCATTTATCAAGCCTTACTCGAGTACTACCTCTATGGGGACACAGAGCTCGACGTGTCATCCCTAGAAAAACACCTCCAGACATCCCACAATGCAGCCCCAAACCTGGTCAAATTGGGGCTGGAGGAAGAATTCAAA AAGTTAACAAACGTTCGGATCATGAAAGAGAACATGAGAACTGGGAATCTTCCAGCAAATATGAAGAAAGCAAGAGTCATCCAGATCATCCCGT atgatTTTAACAGAGTGATTCTGTCAATGAAAAGAGGACAAGAATATACAGACTACATCAATGCTTCCTTCATAGAT GGCTATCGCCAGAAGGATTATTTCATTGCCACCCAGGGCCCTCTTCCACACACAGTGGAGGATTTCTGGAGGATGGTGTGGGAGTGGAAGTGCCACACCATCGTGATGCTCACAGAGGtccaggagagggagcag gaaaaatgtTGCCAGTACTGGCCATCGGAGGGCTCTGTGACTCACGGAGAGATCACCGTGGAAATCAAGAATGACAGCCTGTTAGATGCCATCAGTGTGAGGGACTTCCTGGTCACATACAGTCAG GGTAACcaggagaagcagagcaggCTCGTCCGGCAGTTCCACTTCCATGGGTGGCCAGAAATCGGGATTCCTGCGGAAGGGAAGGGGATGATCGACCTCATTGCAGCCgtgcaaaagcagcagcagcaaacagggaATCACCCCATCACTGTGCACTGCAG TGCTGGTGCAGGGAGAACAGGGACCTTCATAGCACTGAGCAACATCCTGGAAAGAGTGAAGGCTGAAGGGCTGCTGGATGTGTTTCAAGCTGTGAAGAGCTTAAGACTGCAAAGGCCACACATGGTGCAAACACTG gaaCAGTATGAATTCTGCTACAGAGTGGTACAAGATTTCATCGACATCTTTTCTGATTATGctaattttaaatga
- the PTPRE gene encoding receptor-type tyrosine-protein phosphatase epsilon isoform X3, translated as MNRKSFSRITWFRRHRKAVVTSGDKKMPNGILEEQEQQRVMLLSRSPSGPKKYFPIPVENLEEEIRIRSADEGKLFREEFNSLTSGYVQGTFEMANKEENREKNRYPNILPYDHSRVILTQIDGVPASDYINASYIDGYKEKNKFIAAQGPKQETVNDFWRMIWEQKSAIIVMLTNLKERKEEKCYQYWPDQGCWTYGNIRVSVEDCIVLVDYTIRKFCVQSLHDGCKAPRLVTQLHFTSWPDFGVPFTPIGMLKFLKKVKALNPAHAGPIVVHCSAGVGRTGTFIVIDAIIDMMHAEHKVDVFEFVSRIRNQRPQMVQTDMQYSFIYQALLEYYLYGDTELDVSSLEKHLQTSHNAAPNLVKLGLEEEFKKLTNVRIMKENMRTGNLPANMKKARVIQIIPYDFNRVILSMKRGQEYTDYINASFIDGYRQKDYFIATQGPLPHTVEDFWRMVWEWKCHTIVMLTEVQEREQEKCCQYWPSEGSVTHGEITVEIKNDSLLDAISVRDFLVTYSQGNQEKQSRLVRQFHFHGWPEIGIPAEGKGMIDLIAAVQKQQQQTGNHPITVHCSAGAGRTGTFIALSNILERVKAEGLLDVFQAVKSLRLQRPHMVQTLEQYEFCYRVVQDFIDIFSDYANFK; from the exons ATGAACAGAAAGAGTTTCTCTAGAATTACGTG GTTCAGGAGACACAGGAAAGCTGTTGTGACCTCCGGGGACAAAAAGATGCCGAACGGGATCTTGGAAGAACAAG AACAGCAACGGGTCATGTTGCTCAGCAGGTCTCCCTCAGGCCCGAAGAAGTATTTTCCTATTCCGGTGGAAAATCTAGAGGAGGAAATACGGATACGCTCGGCAGACGAAGGGAAGCTCTTCCGGGAGGAGTTTAAT tcaTTAACATCTGGATATGTGCAGGGAACATTTGAAATGgcaaacaaggaagaaaacagggagaagaaCAGATATCCCAACATCCTGCCAT atgatCATTCCAGAGTGATTTTGACCCAAATTGATGGAGTCCCAGCTTCAGACTACATTAATGCATCATATATAGAT GgttataaagaaaagaataaattcatAGCAGCACAAG GGCCTAAGCAAGAAACAGTCAATGACTTCTGGAGGATGATATGGGAGCAGAAGTCAGCCATTATCGTCATGTTAACCaacctgaaagaaagaaaagag GAAAAATGTTACCAGTATTGGCCTGACCAGGGGTGCTGGACTTATGGAAACATCCGTGTGTCCGTGGAGGATTGTATAGTGCTGGTGGACTACACCATCCGCAAGTTCTGCGTGCAGTCG CTTCACGATGGTTGTAAAGCTCCAAGGCTTGTCACACAGCTTCACTTCACCAGCTGGCCAGATTTTGGGGTGCCTTTCACACCTATTGGGATGctgaaattcctgaaaaaaGTCAAAGCATTGAATCCTGCCCATGCTGGACCAATTGTGGTTCACTGTAG CGCTGGCGTGGGACGCACGGGCACCTTCATAGTCATCGACGCCATCATCGACATGATGCACGCGGAGCACAAGGTGGATGTGTTCGAGTTCGTGTCCAGGATCCGCAACCAGCGGCCACAGATGGTCCAGACTGAC ATGCAATACTCCTTCATTTATCAAGCCTTACTCGAGTACTACCTCTATGGGGACACAGAGCTCGACGTGTCATCCCTAGAAAAACACCTCCAGACATCCCACAATGCAGCCCCAAACCTGGTCAAATTGGGGCTGGAGGAAGAATTCAAA AAGTTAACAAACGTTCGGATCATGAAAGAGAACATGAGAACTGGGAATCTTCCAGCAAATATGAAGAAAGCAAGAGTCATCCAGATCATCCCGT atgatTTTAACAGAGTGATTCTGTCAATGAAAAGAGGACAAGAATATACAGACTACATCAATGCTTCCTTCATAGAT GGCTATCGCCAGAAGGATTATTTCATTGCCACCCAGGGCCCTCTTCCACACACAGTGGAGGATTTCTGGAGGATGGTGTGGGAGTGGAAGTGCCACACCATCGTGATGCTCACAGAGGtccaggagagggagcag gaaaaatgtTGCCAGTACTGGCCATCGGAGGGCTCTGTGACTCACGGAGAGATCACCGTGGAAATCAAGAATGACAGCCTGTTAGATGCCATCAGTGTGAGGGACTTCCTGGTCACATACAGTCAG GGTAACcaggagaagcagagcaggCTCGTCCGGCAGTTCCACTTCCATGGGTGGCCAGAAATCGGGATTCCTGCGGAAGGGAAGGGGATGATCGACCTCATTGCAGCCgtgcaaaagcagcagcagcaaacagggaATCACCCCATCACTGTGCACTGCAG TGCTGGTGCAGGGAGAACAGGGACCTTCATAGCACTGAGCAACATCCTGGAAAGAGTGAAGGCTGAAGGGCTGCTGGATGTGTTTCAAGCTGTGAAGAGCTTAAGACTGCAAAGGCCACACATGGTGCAAACACTG gaaCAGTATGAATTCTGCTACAGAGTGGTACAAGATTTCATCGACATCTTTTCTGATTATGctaattttaaatga